In Lentibacillus sp. JNUCC-1, the genomic window CGCGTGACCGCATGCTTGTAAATGCAGCGTGTCCTGGTGTATCGAGGAAAGTGACTTTTTTACCGTCATTCTCGACCTGATATGCACCAATATGTTGTGTGATGCCGCCAGCTTCGCCCTCAGTCACTTTTGCATCTCGTATGGCGTCAAGAAGTGTTGTTTTCCCATGGTCTACGTGCCCCATAATCGTTACGACTGCCGGACGCTCAATAAGATCATTAGGATCATCTTCTTTAATATATTTATCCAAGTCCGTATCATCAAGTATAATTTCTTTCTTAACTTTCACATTATATTCTTCGCATATTAATTCAACGGCGTCATCATCAAGGTCCTGATTCTTAGTAGCCATAACTCCAAGAAACATCAATTTTTTGATAATATCAGAAGTATCTTTGTTTAATTTTTCAGCTAGATCGTCAACCGTCAGAACCCCACTGTATACAATTTCTTCAGGGGTTTCTTTAGATTTTTGTTGTTTGCCGGCAGGGCTTTTTCCTTTGTGTTTCTGATTACTTTGCTTTTGATTGTGTTGTGGTTTGTTAGGTTTTTTACGATTCTGCTTCGTATCTTTCTTTTGCCCCGGATTTTGAGACTGTTTCTGATTGGAAGAATTGGTATTTGAATGACTTTTAGCTTGAGTTTCTTGTTTCTTTTGCTCTTTTTTACCTTTAATGCGTTCATCTAATTTGGTTATGGTCTCGCCAGATATGGTTGACATATGGTTGGCTACTTCTATATTCATATTTTTCAAGTGGTTAATCACATCTTTACTTGTTAATTTATTTTCTTTTGCATATTCATATACACGTATTTTACGCATACAGTCACCCCGTTATTATTTGTCAGAGAGCAGTGTTTCGAGTTTGGATGCAAATCCTTTATCCAGAATTGCAATTGCCACTCTCTGTGACTTCCCAATTGCATGTGAGAGCGTGTCTCTGTCGTCAACTATGATCGCAGGTATATTGTATGTCTTGCATTTATCCAATAGTTTTTTTCTAGTGCGCTGCCCGGTGTCGGAGGCAATTAACACGAGTTTGGCATGTTGACGCTGAATGTCTTTAACAATTACTTCTTCTCCTAAAGAACATTTCCCTGCTCTGAAAGCAAGCCCGAGAAGATTGAGATACTTGCTGTTCATTTATTTTTGCCTCGAGCGATATCAACCATGTGTT contains:
- a CDS encoding L7Ae/L30e/S12e/Gadd45 family ribosomal protein, whose product is MNSKYLNLLGLAFRAGKCSLGEEVIVKDIQRQHAKLVLIASDTGQRTRKKLLDKCKTYNIPAIIVDDRDTLSHAIGKSQRVAIAILDKGFASKLETLLSDK